Sequence from the Thermomonas sp. HDW16 genome:
CTTCTATTCGATCAAGGCCAAGGGCGGCTGGGGCTTCACCAAGGAGCTGTTCACCGCGCCGTTCCACGCCGAGGGCGCTTTCGCCAAGACCGTGCTGGCGATCCCGAACCTGTTCCTGAACCTGGTCGAGTACCTGTCCAAGCCGGTCAGCCTGGGCATGCGACTGTTCGGCAACATGTACGCCGGCGAGCTGGTGTTCATGCTGATCGCAGGCCTGTTCATGTCGTGGATCACCTTCCCGTTCGGCGTGATCGCCAACTCGGTGTGGGCGATCTTCCACATCCTGATCATCCTGCTGCAGGCCTTCATCTTCATGGTGCTGACCGTCGTGTACCTCGCGATGGCGCACGAGCACCACTGATCCACGTTCCACCCTTTCCTTCGTTCCATCACTTTTCACAGCTAGTCAGAAAACCGGAGATCCACCATGGAAGCACTTGCCAACGTCCAGGCCTTCACCGCCGTCGCCATCGGCATCATCGTCGGCCTGGGTGCGCTCGGCGCCGCCCTCGGCATCGGCGTCATGGGCTCGAAGTTCCTTGAATCCGCTGCCCGCCAGCCGGAACTGGTCCCGATGCTGCAGGGCCGCATGTTCCTGCTCGCCGGCCTGATCGACGCGGCGTTCCTGATCGGCGTCGGCGTGGCGATGATGTTCGCGTTCGCGAACCCGCTGCTGGCCGCCGTCCAGGCCGCCACCGGCGCCTAAGCGGTACCGCGTTGCGATGCGCGCGACGGGTGTCGCGCGCATCGGTTCCATCGTGCCGCGGCATGCCGCCGTGGCGCAGTCTTGAACGCCTCGTCCTGACGGGCGCGTTCGAATCGCAAGGTACGACATGAATCCGACCTTCATGACATTGCTGGGCCAGATGATCACGTTCGCGATCCTGATCTGGTTCACCGTCAAGTTCATCTGGCCGCCGCTGATGTCGGCGATCGAAGAACGCCAGCAGAAGATCGCCGAAGGCCTGGCCGCGGCGGACAACGCGCAGAAGAACCTGGCGCAGGCGCAGGACAAGGTCAACGAAGAGCTCAAGGCCGCGCGCAGCAAGGCCAACGAGATCATCGACCAGGCCCACCAGCGCGCCAACCAGCTGATCGACGCGGCCAAGGCCGATGCGATCGCCGAGGGCAACCGCCAGCGTGCGCTGGCCGAGGCCGAGATCATCGCTGCCGCCAACCGCGCCAAGGAAGACCTGCGCAAGCAGGTGTCCCTGCTCGCCGTGTCCGGTGCCGAGAAGCTGCTGAAGCGCGAGATCAATGCCAACGACCAGAAGGCACTGATCGACGAGCTGGCCGCGCAGCTGTAAGGACCGGACGATGAGCCAGGCCCTGACCCTCGCACGCCCCTACGCCCGCGCCGCGTTTTCGTTGGCGCGCGATGCCGGTGCGCTGCCCGCATGGTCGGACGCGCTCGCGTTCGCCGCGCGGGTGGCCGCCGACCCGCAGGTCGCGGACTTGCTCGGCAACCCGAAGCTGACCCAGGCGGATGCCGCCACCTTGCTCGCCCCGGAAGGCGCGAACGAGTTGTTCGGCAACTTCCTCGGCCTGCTGTTCGAGAATCGCCGCCTGTCGCTGCTGCCGGAAATCGCCGGCCTGTACGACGAGCTGCGTTTCGAAGCCGAACGCGTGGTCAAGGCGAAGATCACCTCCGCCGTGGCCCTGCCGGCCAGCGAACTCGAGACCATCAAGGCCGCGCTGAAGAAGCGTTTCGGCCGTGAGGTCGAGATCGAGACCTCGGTCGATGCCGGCCTGATCGGCGGCGCGGTGATCGATGCCGGCGACGTCGTGATCGACGGCTCGGTCAAGGGCAAGCTGGGCCGCCTCGAAACGGCGCTTTCGCACTAATTCGTTCGTAGAAACTTTTTATTGAATCCGGTCGGCGGCAACGCCGGCACCAAGGAAACCAAGATGGCCACCACCACGCTCAACCCGTCCGAAATCAGCGAACTGATCAAGACCCGCATCGAGAAGGTCAAGCTTTCCGCCGAAGCGCGCAACGAAGGTACCGTGACCTCGGTGTCCGACGGCATCGTGCGCATCCACGGCCTGGCCGACGTGATGCAGGGCGAAATGATCGAGCTGCCGGGCAACACCTTCGCCCTGGCGCTGAACCTGGAGCGCGACTCGGTCGGCGCCGTGGTGCTGGGCGACTACGAGACCCTGCGCGAAGGCGACGTGGCCAAGACCACCGGCCAGATCCTGTCGGTGCCGACCGGCCCCGAACTGCTGGGCCGCGTGGTCAACGCGCTGGGCGAAGCGATCGACGGCAAGGGCCCGATCGAAGCCAAGACCCATGCGCCGGTGGAATGCATCGCCCCGGGCGTGATCTGGCGCAAGTCGGTCAGCCAGCCGGTGCAGACCGGTTACAAGTCGGTCGACAGCATGATCCCGATCGGCCGTGGCCAGCGCGAGCTGATCATCGGCGACCGCCAGACCGGCAAGACCGCGCTCGCCATCGACGCGATCATCAACCAGAAGCACAGCGGCATTAAGTGCGTGTACGTGGCCATCGGCCAGAAGAACTCGACGATTGCCAATATCGTGCGCAAGCTCGAAGAGCACGGCGCGATGGCCTACACCACCGTGGTCGCCGCTTCGGCGTCCGAGTCGGCTGCGATGCAGTACATCAGCGCCTACTCCGGCTGCACCATGGGCGAGTACTTCCGCGACCGCGGCGAAGACGCGCTGATCATCTACGACGACCTGTCCAAGCAGGCCGTGGCCTACCGCCAGATCTCCCTGCTGCTGCGCCGCCCGCCGGGCCGCGAAGCCTACCCGGGCGACGTGTTCTACCTGCACTCCCGCCTGCTGGAACGCGCCGCTCGCGTGTCCGAGGACTACGTGGAGAAGTTCACCAATGGCGCGGTGAAGGGCAAGACCGGTTCGCTGACCGCGCTGCCGATCATCGAAACCCAGGCCGGCGACGTGTCCGCGTTCGTGCCGACCAACGTGATCTCGATCACCGACGGCCAGATCTTCCTGGAAACCGACCTGTTCAACGCCGGCATCCGTCCGGCCGTGAACGCCGGTATCTCGGTGTCGCGCGTGGGTGGTGCGGCCCAGACCAAGATCATGAAGAAGCTGTCCGGCGGCATCCGCATCGCGCTGGCGCAGTACCGTGAGCTGGCGGCATTCGCGCAGTTCGCCTCCGACCTGGACGACGCGACCCGCAAGCAGCTGGAACGCGGCCAGCGCGTGACCGAGCTGATGAAGCAGAAGCAGTACGCGCCGATGTCGGTGGCCGAGCAGGCGCTGTCGATCTACGCGGTGGACAAGGGCTACATGGACAGCGTGCCGGTCGCCAAGATCGGTGCGTTCGAAGACGCGCTGCACGCGCACTTCGCCAACACCGCCGGCGACCTGATGAAGTCGGTTGCCGCCAGCGGCGACTGGAACGACGACATCGAGGCCGCGTTCAAGAAGGGCATCGAAGACTTCGTCGCGACCGGTAGCTGGTAAGCACCGGACGCATCCGCGCGGATCGTTGATCCGCGCCGTCGACACACGAAGAAGAGACGAGCATGGCAGGCGGCAGAGAAATCAAAACCAAGATCAAGAGCGTACAGAACACCCGCAAGGTGACGCGCGCGCTCGAAATGGTCTCGGCCTCCAAGATCCGCAAGGCGCAGGACCGGATGAAGGCCTCGCGTCCGTACGCACGGGCGATGAAGCAGCTGATCGGCCACCTGGCGCAGGCGAATTCCGAGTATCGCCACCCGTACCTGGTCGAGCGTGCGGAGATCAAGCGCGTCGGCTACGTGATCGTGTCCTCGGACCGCGGCCTGGCCGGCGGTCTGAACAACAACATGTTCCGCAAGTTGCTGGGCGAGTTCCGCCAGTGGCAGGAAAAGGGCGTCGAAGTCGACGTGGTCACCATCGGCCAGAAGGCCTCGGTGTTCTTCCGCCGGATCAAGGTCGACATGCTGGCCTCGGTCACCCACCTGGGCGACGTGCCGCACGTCGAGCAGCTGGTCGGCGTGATCAAGGTGATGCTGGACGCGTACACCGCGGGCAAGGTCGACAAGGTGTTCCTGTCGTACAACGACTTCGTCAACACCATGACCCAGCGCGCGATGTTCGACCAGTTGCTGCCGCTGCCGGCGGCGGAGACCCAGGTCGCCAAGCACGACTGGGACTACCTGTACGAGCCGGACGCGGAGTCCGTGCTGGACCACGTGCTGACCCGTTACGTGGAATCGCTGGTGTACCAGGCGGTGCTGGAGAACGTGGCCTCCGAACATGCCGCGCGCATGGTCGCGATGAAGTCCGCGAGCGACAACGCCACCAAGATGATCGACACCCTGAACCTGATCTACAACAAGGCGCGTCAGGCGGCGATCACGCAAGAGATTTCGGAAATCGTGGGCGGTGCCGCCGCGGTGTAAACCGCAGCGCAACGCTTGACCATTACAGATACAGAGTTACTACGAGGCTAGGCAATGAACCAGGGCAAGATCGTTCAGATCATCGGCGCAGTCGTCGACGTCGAATTCCCGCGCGAGAGCGTGCCGAAGGTGTACGACGCGCTGAAGGTGCAGAACACCGACATCACGCTGGAAGTGCAGCAGCAGCTGGGCGACGGCGTGGTGCGTTGCATCGCGCTGGGTTCCACCGACGGCCTGAAGCGCAACCTGATCGCCGACAACACCGGCCGTGCGATCTCGGTGCCGGTTGGCCTGGGCACCCTCGGCCGCATCATGGACGTGCTGGGCAATCCGATCGACGAAGCCGGTGCAGTCAAGGCCGACACCACCTGGGAAATCCACCGTGCGGCGCCGTCGTACGAAGACCAGGCCTCGACCACCGAGCTGCTGGAAACCGGCATCAAGGTGATCGACCTGATGTGCCCGTTCGCCAAGGGCGGCAAGGTCGGCCTGTTCGGCGGCGCCGGCGTGGGCAAGACCGTCAACATGATGGAACTGATCAACAACATCGCCACCGAGCACAGCGGCCTGTCGGTGTTCGCCGGCGTGGGTGAGCGCACCCGCGAAGGCAACGACTTCTACCACGAGATGCAGGAATCCGGCGTCGTCAACGTGCAGGAGCCGGAGAAGTCCAAGGTGGCGATGGTCTACGGCCAGATGAACGAGCCGCCGGGAAATCGCCTGCGCGTGGCGCTGACTGGCCTGACCATGGCCGAGTACTTCCGCGACGAAGGTCGTGACGTGCTGCTCTTCGTGGACAACATCTACCGCTACACCCTGGCCGGTACCGAAGTGTCGGCGCTGCTGGGCCGCATGCCGTCGGCGGTGGGTTACCAGCCGACGCTGGCCGAGGAAATGGGCGTGCTGCAGGAGCGCATCACCTCGACCAAGACCGGTTCGATCACCTCGATCCAGGCCGTGTACGTACCCGCGGACGACCTGACCGACCCGTCGCCGGCGACCACCTTCGCCCACTTGGACGCGACCGTGGTGTTGAGCCGTAACATCGCCTCACTCGGCATCTACCCGGCGGTGGATCCGCTCGATTCGACCAGCCGCCAGCTGGACCCGAACGTGATCGGCAACGAGCACTACGAGACCGCCCGCCGCGTCCAGCAGACCTTGCAGAAGTACAAGGAACTGAAGGACATCATCGCGATCCTGGGCATGGACGAGTTGTCGGAAGAAGACAAGCTGGCCGTGGCCCGCGCGCGCAAGATCGAGCGCTTCTTCAGCCAGCCGTTCACCGTGGCCGAAGTGTTCACCGGCTCGCCCGGCAAGTACGTGTCGCTGAAGGACACCATCCGCGGCTTCAAGGGCATCGTGGACGGCGAATACGACCACCTGCCGGAACAGGCGTTCTACATGGTCGGCTCGATCGACGAAGCCGTCGAGAAGGCGAAGAAGCTGGCGGCCTGATCGGCAGCTTCGACCTCTAGCAACCAAGGAATCACGATGGCATCCACCATCCGTTGCGACATCGTCAGCGCCGAAGCCGAGATCTTCCATGGCGAGGCCGAACTGGTCGTCGCCACCGGCGAACTCGGCGAGCTGGGCATCGCGCCCAAGCACGCGCCGCTGATCACCCGCCTCAAGCCGGGCAAGGTCGTGGTGACCGTGCCGGGCGGCGAGAAGCTGGACTTCGCGATCTCCGGCGGCATCCTCGAGGTGCAGCCGACGGTCGTGACCGTGCTGGCCGACACCGCCGTGCGTGCGCAGGACATCGACGAAGCCGCCGTGCGCGCGGCCAAGGAAGAAGCCGAGCGCATCATCGCCCACCGTGGCGAGGCGATGGAAATCGCCGAGGCGCAGCAACGCCTGGCCGAAGTCACCGCGCAGCTGCAGGCGCTGGAGCGTTTGCGCAAGAACCTCAAGCACTGAGGTTTCACGCAAATCGTTGCATCGAAAACGCCGGCGAAAGCCGGCGTTTTTGTTTCAGGTCGCATGAAAATTCGGGCGGCGAGGGTGCGGGGCGTTCGCGCAGCGGCATTTCGAGGCGCGTAGCGAATGCCCCGCACCCTCGCCGCGGCGATCAAGCCGCTTTTTTGTAAACCCAGTGCCGCGACAACAGGAAGCCGATGCCGCCGGTCAGCAAGTCCGCACCCGGCTTGAGCAGCTGCGCTGCGCGCAGGCCGAACATATCGTCCAGGTGGGCGACGATCCAGGTGTTCAGCACGGTCAGCGCGATCCACATGGCGATGAAGCGCACGACCGCATGCCGCCCGACGTGGGTGTCGTCGCCGGCGAACGTCCATTTGCCGTTGAGCCAGAAGCCCAGGCAAGCGCCCGCCAGACGGCCGATCACGTTCGCCGGCTCCACCGGCATGACCCACTGGCTCAGCACCAGCATCAGCCCGTACTCGACCAGCCATTGCACGATGCCGATGACGGCGTAGGAGGTGGCGTGTCGTCGCAGGGTCATGGCTGCGCATTGTCCGGGATGCGCCACCATTGCGCATCGCCTGCGGTTCCGGCCAGCGTCGCGCCGCTGCGTTGCATTCCGGCTCGCTGCGCCGCGGTCAGCGTATTAGGCTTGAGGATGACGTGCGCAATGCGGTTGTCGTGCAGCAATCGTGTCCAGGCCTCCCCGCTTGCATCGCCATCGGCGCGGATGCCTGCGGCCTGCCAACGCGGCGAATACCACAGCATGTTGCGACCACGTTGGCCGAGTTCGGCCAGCGCAACGCCGGTTCCCGGCATCAGCAAGACCTTGCCTTCGCGGGCGGCGGCATCGTGCAAGCGCGCGGCCAATGCGCGCTCGGGCACATAGCGTTCGAACAAGGGGGCATCGTGACCGCCGGCCACGATGACGCGCTTCAACGCGCCGGTGCGCAGCAGCCAATTGGCATTGGTGGCGAAGGCCAGGTTCAGCACGCACAAAGCCCAGAACGCGGCGGTGGCGCCTCGTATCGCGGGGTAGGCGACGACGAGTGCGGGTATCGCCAGCGCCAGCGCCGGCTGCAGGTAACGCGCATATTGCAACGGCAGCAGCGGCAGCAAGATGCCGATGCCGGCAACGATCGCCAGTGCCCGCGTGCGCACATTGCGCAAGGCCAGCACGAACACGCCAGCCAACGCGACCAGCACAAAACCGAAGCCGCCATCGAACGACTCGAAATAGTGTTCGGTATCGAAACTGATGTCCCACAGCACGTCGGCATCCAGGCCGCCTTGCCAGCGGCCATCGTTGAAGTCGGTCGTGGCGAAATACGGCGAGCGGAAGGTCGCGTTGAGCAGAGGCAGGAACGGATTGCCAGCGATCGACCAGGCGTAGAAGTAGCTCGATCCGCCGATGACGATTGCGACCAGCGCAGCCGGTACCAGCCAGCGCCAGCGGATATGCGCGCGATGCCGCCACGCCGCCCATGCGAGCAGCGGCAACGCGACCGCGGCATGCATGGTCTTCAGGCCGCACAGCGCACCGAACAGAACCGCGCCGGCGAATAGGCCACGCAATGAGGCCGTGCCGCCGTCACGCAACACCAGCCAGGCCAATGCCGGCAGCAGGGCCATTGCCGGCAATTCGGTCTGCATCCCGCCGACCAGATTCATGCTCATCGGCAGGCTGCCCAGCAACGCGACGGCCCACCAGCGGCGGGTGGCGTCGCCGCCCAATGCGGTCGTCAGCGCGAACACCGCGCCTGCCGCGATCGCCAGCCACAACGCATCCAACGCGCCACGCGCCTCGCTAGCCGCCAGTACCTGGGCCACGCCATGAAGGACATCGCCACCCCAGGGTGCGAGCGCCCACACCTGCAGGGTCGGATCCATTGCGTACCGCGCGGTGTCCTGCAATTGCCAGGGCAGGCCGAGGTGGTAGGCCACGTCGTCGTACTGCATCGTCGGCAGCCACGCACCGGTGCTGGCCAGGCCAAGCAACAGGAGTGCTGCCGTGGACGCGCGCGGTGCGGCGCGCGCCGTGTCATCGAACTGTCGCCACGCGATGCGACAGGCGTCGACAATCGCGGTACGCCGCCAGGCAATCAAGCCGACGCAAGCCACTGCGTACGCTGCGCGATGATGGATCGGGAAGGGCAGCAACCAACCCAGCGTGCCGGCGATCAGCGCCAGGCCCAACGGCAGGGCGATCGGGCCGGCGATCAGCAGGCTGCCGATGGCGATGGCGGCGGCGGCAAGCAACGCCACTGCCAGCATCGGCATGGGGCCGGCGAATACGGTGAGTGCGGCCAGCCACACCGCCGCCAATGCCGCGGCGCGCTGCCAACCCAGCCAGCGCTGCAACGGCCATGCCGCCGCCATCGCCAGCAAAGCCAGCAATACGTGTTCGAAGAAGCGGGGGAACGGCAACGCCTCCCACATCCGGTGCGCGACCAGGCCGATGGCGCATGCGGCCATGCCGGCCCATAGCAGGAACGCGGGCGCCTCGCGGGAAGCACGGGAAGAAAACGACATGCAGTGAATGCTAGGGCATGCGGCGGCGGCGTCAATTGCATGCACTCGCCGCATGCAGCGCAGCGGCTAGAATCCGGGCATTCGCCACTGGAATCCGCCATGACCGCACCACTCCACGTCGTGATCCTCGCCGCCGGCGAGGGCAAGCGCATGAAATCCGCGGTGCCGAAGGTGCTGCAGAAGATCGCCGGGAGGCCGATGCTGGCGCAGGTGATCGATACCGCCCGCGCGCTGCAGCCGGCCGGCATCCACGTGGTCTATGGGCATGGCGGCGATGCAGTGCGCGCCGCATTCGCGGAGCAGGCCGACCTGCACTGGGCCGAACAGGCGCACCAGCTCGGCACCGGCCACGCGGTGCAACAGGCGATGCCGAACGTGCCCGACGACGTGCGCGTGCTGGTGCTGTATGGCGATGTGCCGCTGATCACGTCGCATTCGCTGCAACGCCTGCTCGATGCGCCTGGCCGCTTGGCGGTGCTCGCTGCCGAATTGCCGGATCCCGCCGGTTACGGCCGCATCCTGCGCGACCCGGAAGGCCGTGTCGCTGCCATCGTCGAACACAAGGATGCCAACGACGAGCAACGCCGCATCCACCTGGTCAATACGGGGGTGATCGCCGCGGATTCGACCGCGCTCAAGCGCTGGCTCGTGCAGTTGCGCAACGACAACGCGCAGGGCGAGTACTACCTGACCGACGTGTTCGCCGAAGCAGCGGACGAATATTCTGCGGCGGAGATCGTGGTGGTGGCCGATCCGTTGGAAACCGAGGGCGCCAACGATCCCTGGCAGCTGGCTCAGCTCGAGCGTGCGCTACAGCTGCGGCAGGCGCGTGCATTGTGCGTCGATGGTGCGCGTCTCGCCGATCCGGCGCGCATTGATATCCGCGGCAAGGTGACGGTCGGGCGCGATGTCGAGATCGACGTCGATGTCATCTTCGAAGGCGAGGTTTCGCTGGCCGACGGCGTGCGTATCGGCCCGTTCTGCCGGATCAAGGACGCGTCGCTGGCAGTAGGCACCGAGGTGCGCGCGCATTGCGACATCGACGGCGCGCGCACCGAAGGTGCGGTGATGATCGGCCCATATGCGCGGCTGCGCCCGGGCACCGTGCTGGCCGATGGCGCCCATATCGGCAATTTCGTCGAAACCAAGAATGCGCAGATCGGCGTCGGCAGCAAGGCCAACCACCTGAGCTACCTGGGCGATGCGGTCGTGGGGGCGGGCGTCAATATCGGTGCCGGTACCATCACCTGCAACTACGATGGCGTGAACAAGTCGACCACGACCATCGAGGACGGCGCCTTCATCGGCTCCAATTCCTCGCTGGTGGCACCGGTCACGGTGGGCGCGGCGGCCACCATCGGTGCGGGATCGACCCTCACCAAGAATGCAGCGGCCGGCAAGTTGACCGTGGCGCGCGCGAAGCAGGTCACGCTGGAGGGTTGGCAGCGGCCGGTGAAGAAGCCAAAAGCCTGAACCTAGCCGGCTTGGCACCTCCTGACTTCACGCATGGACGGTAAACTGGCGGCCTGTTCTCGAGGATGAACGCGCATGTGTGGAATCGTCGGCGCCATCGCCAACCGTGACGTGGTCCCGTTGCTCGTCGATGGCCTGAAGCGGCTGGAATACCGCGGCTACGATTCGTCCGGCATCGCCGTGGTCGCGAATGACGATGTGCGTCGTGTCCGCCGCACCGGTCGCGTCGCCGAAATGGAATCCGCCGCGCTGGCCGAAACCTTCAATGCCACCCTCGGCATCGGCCATACCCGCTGGGCGACCCACGGCGGCGTCACTGAATCCAACGCGCATCCGCACATCAGCCATGGCGAACTGGCGCTGGTGCACAACGGCATCATCGAGAACCACGAACAGCAGCGCGAGCGCCTGCGTGCGCTGGGCTACGAATTCGAATCGCAGACCGATACCGAAGTCGTCGCCCACCTGATCCATCACTACCGAGCGCAGGGGCTGGGCCTGCTCGGCGCATTGCAGAAGGCGGTGAAGGAACTCGACGGCGCCTACGCGCTGGCGGTGATCGACAAGCGCGATCCATCGACCATGGTCGCCGCGCGCATGGGCTGCCCGCTGCTGGTGGGCCTGGGCGAAGGCGAGAACTTCGTTGCCTCGGATGTCTCCGCAATCGTCAGCGCCACCCGCCGGGTGATCTTCCTGGAAGAGGGCGACACCGCCGAGCTCACCCGTACCGGCGTGAACGTGTTCGATGCCGATGATGCTGCGGTCGAACGCGATGTGCACGTCTCCGACGTGTCGCTGGCGTCGCTGGAGCTGGGCCCGTACCGCCACTTCATGCAGAAGGAAATCCACGAACAGCCGCGCGCCATCGCCGACACCATCGAAGGCATCGTCGATGCCGGCGGTTTCGACCCGGCGTTGTTCGGCGCGAACGCCGCCGATCTGCTGCGCGATGTCGAATCCGTGCAGATCCTCGCCTGCGGCACCAGCTATTACGCGGGGTTGACGGCGCGTTACTGGCTGGAGGACATCGCCGGCATTCCATGCGCGGTCGACATCGCCAGCGAATACCGCTACCGCAAGGTCGTGGCCAATCCGAAGCAGCTGATCGTCACCATCTCGCAGTCCGGCGAAACCCTGGACACGATGGAGGCGCTGAAATACGCCAAGTCGCTGGGCCAGGACAAGACGCTGTCGATCTGCAACGTGCCGGAAAGTGCGATTCCGCGCGCCAGCAAGCTGGTGTTCTACACCCGCGCCGGCGCCGAGATCGGCGTGGCCTCGACCAAGGCCTTCACCACTCAGCTGGTGGCGTTGTTCGCGCTGACCGGCGTGCTGGCGAAGCTGCGCGGCCGCATCGACGATGCGCAGGAAGCCGAGTACCTGGAAGAATTGCGCCACCTGCCGGGCAGCGTGCAGCACGCACTCAATCTGGAGCCGCAGGTTGCCGTGTGGGCGGAGAAATTCGCGCCCAAGCAGCACGCGTTGTTCCTCGGTCGCGGGCGGCATTACCCGATCGCGCTGGAAGGCGCGCTCAAGCTCAAGGAAATTTCGTATATCCACGCCGAGGCGTATCCGGCCGGTGAGCTCAAGCACGGCCCGCTGGCGCTGGTGGACGAGGCGATGCCGGTGGTGGTGATCGCGCCGAACGATGCGTTGTTGGAAAAAGTGAAATCCAACATCCAGGAAGTGCGTGCGCGCGGCGGCGAGATGTTCGTGTTCGCCGATGCCGACAGCCACTTCGGCGAGTCCGAGCAGGTGCACGTGATCCGCACCCCGCGCCACATCGGCACGCTCAGCCCGGTGGTGCATACCATCCCCGTGCAGCTGCTGGCCTACCACACGGCACTCGCGCGCGGCACCGACGTGGACAAGCCCAGGAACCTCGCGAAAAGCGTGACCGTCGAGTAACGCTGCGGCGGCGCGGCGTGCACTTTTGGGGTATGACATTAAAGTTGGTATATAAACCAAAATAGTTCAGATAGCGGACAAAATAGTTGAGATACTCGTGCTAGCCTCGCTTTTAAGGCGTAAGGAGAGCGCGAATGGGTCAATTCAAATGGACTGACCGCCAGATCAGAGAGGGCCGGGGACAAGGTACCGGCGAGCACTACCTCCCTTGGATCCACGTGCGGGACTTCTCCTCGAAGGGGAAGGCGAGCCGGTTCAAGAGCTGGAAGAGCGGGCGGACGATCCAATGCTTCTCGGACATCGAGACGGCGTTCGCCTACCTGCTCGAGTGGTCGGACGCCATCGTCGACTACTACGAGCAGTTCCCCCTGCTACCACTCGAAGAAACCATCGAGCTGGCAGATCGCCTGGGTGTTCGGATCCCTGTGGCTAATGGTGAGCCGCGGGTGAGGACTACCGACTTTGTGATCGACTTCCAGGCGGAGGGCCAACTCCTCCGCCGAGCGCGCTCGATCAAGCCTGCGAAAGAGCTGAGTGTCCGAGCCAAGGTGCTGGCTCTGGAGCTGGAGCGGCAGTTCTGGGCGGTTAGGAGTACTGACTGGGCAATCATCACCGAAAACGAAATTCCTTGGCCAATGGCCAAGAACATCGAGTGGGTTCATAGCGCCAGAACGCTCGACGATCACGAGCATATCGCCACGCTTCCCTTGGCCGACATTCTGCCAGTGCTTCGCATCGCCCTAGATGCACAAGATCAGCCCTTAGCCATCGCCTGCCTGGAAGTGGATCGCAAGCTCGGACTTGAACTTGGCACGTCCTTGTTTCTGGTGAGGCACCAGTTGGCGACAAAGGCTTGGCGCATCGATATGCACCAG
This genomic interval carries:
- a CDS encoding F0F1 ATP synthase subunit epsilon — its product is MASTIRCDIVSAEAEIFHGEAELVVATGELGELGIAPKHAPLITRLKPGKVVVTVPGGEKLDFAISGGILEVQPTVVTVLADTAVRAQDIDEAAVRAAKEEAERIIAHRGEAMEIAEAQQRLAEVTAQLQALERLRKNLKH
- the atpD gene encoding F0F1 ATP synthase subunit beta, with amino-acid sequence MNQGKIVQIIGAVVDVEFPRESVPKVYDALKVQNTDITLEVQQQLGDGVVRCIALGSTDGLKRNLIADNTGRAISVPVGLGTLGRIMDVLGNPIDEAGAVKADTTWEIHRAAPSYEDQASTTELLETGIKVIDLMCPFAKGGKVGLFGGAGVGKTVNMMELINNIATEHSGLSVFAGVGERTREGNDFYHEMQESGVVNVQEPEKSKVAMVYGQMNEPPGNRLRVALTGLTMAEYFRDEGRDVLLFVDNIYRYTLAGTEVSALLGRMPSAVGYQPTLAEEMGVLQERITSTKTGSITSIQAVYVPADDLTDPSPATTFAHLDATVVLSRNIASLGIYPAVDPLDSTSRQLDPNVIGNEHYETARRVQQTLQKYKELKDIIAILGMDELSEEDKLAVARARKIERFFSQPFTVAEVFTGSPGKYVSLKDTIRGFKGIVDGEYDHLPEQAFYMVGSIDEAVEKAKKLAA
- a CDS encoding F0F1 ATP synthase subunit B, coding for MNPTFMTLLGQMITFAILIWFTVKFIWPPLMSAIEERQQKIAEGLAAADNAQKNLAQAQDKVNEELKAARSKANEIIDQAHQRANQLIDAAKADAIAEGNRQRALAEAEIIAAANRAKEDLRKQVSLLAVSGAEKLLKREINANDQKALIDELAAQL
- a CDS encoding GtrA family protein, with product MTLRRHATSYAVIGIVQWLVEYGLMLVLSQWVMPVEPANVIGRLAGACLGFWLNGKWTFAGDDTHVGRHAVVRFIAMWIALTVLNTWIVAHLDDMFGLRAAQLLKPGADLLTGGIGFLLSRHWVYKKAA
- the atpE gene encoding F0F1 ATP synthase subunit C, with product MEALANVQAFTAVAIGIIVGLGALGAALGIGVMGSKFLESAARQPELVPMLQGRMFLLAGLIDAAFLIGVGVAMMFAFANPLLAAVQAATGA
- the glmU gene encoding bifunctional UDP-N-acetylglucosamine diphosphorylase/glucosamine-1-phosphate N-acetyltransferase GlmU, coding for MTAPLHVVILAAGEGKRMKSAVPKVLQKIAGRPMLAQVIDTARALQPAGIHVVYGHGGDAVRAAFAEQADLHWAEQAHQLGTGHAVQQAMPNVPDDVRVLVLYGDVPLITSHSLQRLLDAPGRLAVLAAELPDPAGYGRILRDPEGRVAAIVEHKDANDEQRRIHLVNTGVIAADSTALKRWLVQLRNDNAQGEYYLTDVFAEAADEYSAAEIVVVADPLETEGANDPWQLAQLERALQLRQARALCVDGARLADPARIDIRGKVTVGRDVEIDVDVIFEGEVSLADGVRIGPFCRIKDASLAVGTEVRAHCDIDGARTEGAVMIGPYARLRPGTVLADGAHIGNFVETKNAQIGVGSKANHLSYLGDAVVGAGVNIGAGTITCNYDGVNKSTTTIEDGAFIGSNSSLVAPVTVGAAATIGAGSTLTKNAAAGKLTVARAKQVTLEGWQRPVKKPKA
- a CDS encoding F0F1 ATP synthase subunit delta — its product is MSQALTLARPYARAAFSLARDAGALPAWSDALAFAARVAADPQVADLLGNPKLTQADAATLLAPEGANELFGNFLGLLFENRRLSLLPEIAGLYDELRFEAERVVKAKITSAVALPASELETIKAALKKRFGREVEIETSVDAGLIGGAVIDAGDVVIDGSVKGKLGRLETALSH
- the atpA gene encoding F0F1 ATP synthase subunit alpha translates to MATTTLNPSEISELIKTRIEKVKLSAEARNEGTVTSVSDGIVRIHGLADVMQGEMIELPGNTFALALNLERDSVGAVVLGDYETLREGDVAKTTGQILSVPTGPELLGRVVNALGEAIDGKGPIEAKTHAPVECIAPGVIWRKSVSQPVQTGYKSVDSMIPIGRGQRELIIGDRQTGKTALAIDAIINQKHSGIKCVYVAIGQKNSTIANIVRKLEEHGAMAYTTVVAASASESAAMQYISAYSGCTMGEYFRDRGEDALIIYDDLSKQAVAYRQISLLLRRPPGREAYPGDVFYLHSRLLERAARVSEDYVEKFTNGAVKGKTGSLTALPIIETQAGDVSAFVPTNVISITDGQIFLETDLFNAGIRPAVNAGISVSRVGGAAQTKIMKKLSGGIRIALAQYRELAAFAQFASDLDDATRKQLERGQRVTELMKQKQYAPMSVAEQALSIYAVDKGYMDSVPVAKIGAFEDALHAHFANTAGDLMKSVAASGDWNDDIEAAFKKGIEDFVATGSW
- the atpG gene encoding F0F1 ATP synthase subunit gamma, encoding MAGGREIKTKIKSVQNTRKVTRALEMVSASKIRKAQDRMKASRPYARAMKQLIGHLAQANSEYRHPYLVERAEIKRVGYVIVSSDRGLAGGLNNNMFRKLLGEFRQWQEKGVEVDVVTIGQKASVFFRRIKVDMLASVTHLGDVPHVEQLVGVIKVMLDAYTAGKVDKVFLSYNDFVNTMTQRAMFDQLLPLPAAETQVAKHDWDYLYEPDAESVLDHVLTRYVESLVYQAVLENVASEHAARMVAMKSASDNATKMIDTLNLIYNKARQAAITQEISEIVGGAAAV